A stretch of Henckelia pumila isolate YLH828 chromosome 4, ASM3356847v2, whole genome shotgun sequence DNA encodes these proteins:
- the LOC140866783 gene encoding heat shock 70 kDa protein 18-like produces MAGKCARTAIGIHLGTSYSCVAVWQWGRVEIIPDEHGNHTVPCYVSFTEKECLIGDAAKNLADMNPTNTVFDANRLIGRKFSDPLVQCVQSDKKRWPFKVICGSQDKPMIVVKHKYQEKEFTAEDIYAIILCKIKEIAEDFLGFRVENAVITVPVYFDNFQRQATKDAGTISGLNVLCILDEPVATAVAYGLDKKYINMARKNILVFHFGSGTLVTLLTIDKTEFQVKAIAGNTRLGGENLDDRIVDYFVREFKRRHKKDITDSARALRRLRRDCKKAKCDLSWTAKITIGIDCLYDGIDFDSILTRAKFEDLNMDLFQECINHVEECFKCAGMDKESVHDVVLLGGCTRIPKVQQLLRDFFNGKELCKSIHPNQAVVYGAAIQAANLSGESPVLLNVTHLSQAANITTAGEIRMVQAPVLRDVTTLLHRPPANTSGKGNEKVQAPVLRVVTLLSLGMRINKDEMLVVIPRNTGIPAKKEVQRSTDRDNETSVLIEVYEGERPRTSDNILLGTLVLYGIPPAPRGVPEIHVCFEVDANGMLCVSAEDKTTRKKNSMTVHNVKDLLSKDEIARMLEEAERFKFQDEELKKNFESINLLKNYVYETRANVMTKKLALEKIECEIKSAIEWLDEHKVGKADVFEDKKRQLESIWDHITKL; encoded by the exons ATGGCCGGAAAATGCGCAAGAACGGCGATTGGCATTCATCTGGGCACTTCGTATTCATGCGTGGCCGTATGGCAGTGGGGGCGTGTTGAGATCATACCCGACGAACATGGCAACCACACCGTGCCTTGTTATGTATCGTTCACTGAAAAAGAATGCCTCATCGGCGATGCTGCCAAGAATCTAGCCGATATGAACCCCACCAACACTGTTTTTG ATGCTAACCGGTTGATTGGTCGGAAATTCAGTGACCCATTAGTTCAGTGTGTCCAGAGTGATAAGAAACGCTGGCCTTTCAAGGTCATTTGCGGATCCCAAGATAAACCCATGATTGTGGTTAAACACAAATATCAAGAGAAAGAGTTTACCGCAGAAGATATTTATGCAATTATACTCTGCAAGATTAAGGAGATTGCAGAAGATTTTCTCGGATTCAGAGTAGAAAACGCAGTTATTACTGTACCCGTCTACTTCGACAATTTTCAAAGGCAGGCGACCAAGGATGCCGGAACCATTTCTGGGCTCAACGTCTTGTGTATCCTTGACGAACCTGTTGCTACAGCGGTTGCCTATGGCCTCGACAAAAAGTATATTAACATGGCCCGAAAAAATATACTTGTTTTCCACTTTGGTAGTGGTACCCTCGTGACTCTTCTCACCATTGACAAGACAGAATTTCAGGTCAAGGCTATTGCTGGTAACACCCGACTTGGGGGAGAAAATCTTGACGATAGAATTGTTGACTATTTTGTTCGAGAGTTCAAAAGGAGGCACAAAAAGGACATAACAGACAGCGCCAGAGCATTGAGAAGGTTAAGGAGAGATTGTAAGAAAGCCAAGTGCGATTTATCTTGGACGGCGAAAATAACTATTGGAATCGATTGTTTGTATGACGGAATTGATTTTGACTCTATATTAACACGTGCTAAATTTGAGGATCTCAACATGGATTTGTTCCAGGAATGCATTAACCATGTTGAGGAATGTTTCAAGTGTGCCGGGATGGACAAGGAAAGCGTCCACGATGTGGTGCTTCTTGGTGGATGCACTAGAATCCCAAAGGTACAACAATTGCTTCGAGATTTTTTCAATGGTAAGGAGTTGTGCAAAAGCATTCATCCTAACCAGGCTGTGGTCTATGGTGCTGCAATTCAAGCAGCAAATTTAAGTGGCGAGTCCCCGGTTTTGCTGAATGTCACCCATCTATCTCAGGCAGCAAATATAACTACTGCCGGGGAAATTAGGATGGTTCAAGCCCCTGTTTTGCGGGATGTCACCACCCTTCTACATCGACCACCTGCAAATACAAGTGGTAAAGGAAATGAGAAGGTTCAAGCCCCGGTTTTGCGGGTTGTCACCCTTCTATCGCTTGGTATGCGTATCAATAAGGATGAAATGCTTGTTGTAATACCAAGGAACACTGGCATTCCCGCTAAGAAAGAAGTGCAGAGAAGCACTGATAGGGATAACGAAACCAGTGTGTTGATTGAAGTATATGAGGGTGAAAGGCCTAGAACAAGCGATAACATTCTGCTGGGGACATTGGTTTTGTATGGCATTCCTCCTGCTCCGAGGGGTGTCCCTGAAATACATGTTTGCTTCGAAGTTGATGCTAATGGTATGCTATGTGTGTCCGCCGAAGACAAAACGACCCGCAAGAAAAACAGCATGACAGTTCACAATGTCAAAGACTTGCTATCCAAGGATGAGATTGCGAGGATGTTAGAGGAAGCCGAGAGATTTAAGTTTCAAGATGAGGAGCTCAAAAAGAATTTCGAGTCCATAAATCTTCTGAAAAATTATGTGTATGAAACCAGAGCTAATGTTATGACCAAAAAGCTTGCTTTAGAAAAAATAGAATGCGAGATCAAGTCCGCTATCGAATGGTTGGATGAACACAAAGTTGGGAAAGCAGATGTGTTTGAGGATAAAAAGAGGCAACTGGAGAGCATTTGGGATCATATTACAAAACTATAG